In a genomic window of Apteryx mantelli isolate bAptMan1 chromosome 2, bAptMan1.hap1, whole genome shotgun sequence:
- the HIGD1A gene encoding HIG1 domain family member 1A, mitochondrial, which produces MSSGQEPVFSEYETETSQTSKLLKKFKETPFVPIGMAGFAMVVGYGLYRLKHRGDMKMSLHLIHMRVAAQGFVVGAITCGVLYSMLREYVVKPKE; this is translated from the exons ATGTCATCCGGTCAGGAACCTGTGTTTTCTGAGTATGAGACTGAAACCAGCCAGACCTCAAAGCtgttaaaaaaatttaaagagaCACCATTTGTACCCATTG GAATGGCTGGCTTTGCCATGGTGGTGGGCTACGGGCTATACAGACTGAAGCACAGGGGTGACATGAAAATGTCACTTCACCTGATTCACATGCGAGTGGCCGCCCAGGGCTTCGTAGTGGGAGCAATAACGTGTG gTGTGCTGTATTCTATGTTGCGGGAATACGTGGTAAAACCCAAGGAGTAG